One window of Brachybacterium ginsengisoli genomic DNA carries:
- the mgtE gene encoding magnesium transporter, with product MTTSSATTETVLALLRSAPQSEEQLEQLALEAKTLPPGELVYLVETRPATESAILFRVLDKDAALAVFEALPATHQAELISGLRTQQVADIIGDLDPDDRASLLDELPASVAERLMHGLDLDERAMTTAVLGYPRHAIGRYMSPEVLPLTPGMSVREALAHVRTHAEQAETIYLLPVVDPSRVLLGVVGLRRLLLAEEEALVGDLAHAAVAAEATDDREDAARRFFAAELLAMPIVDGEQRLVGILTVDDAVAILDRENHEDSARTSGTEPLDRAYLSTPILRVVRSRIVWLLVLAISAILTVHVLEIFEDRLDQVVILALFIPLLTGTGGNTGNQAATTVTRALAVGEVRLRDLPRVVWRELRIGAVLGAVLGSLGLLVSGLVYGLAIGTVMGLTLLSICTMAAIVGGLMPLIAKKVGADPAVFSNPFISTFCDATGLIIYFTIATAVLGL from the coding sequence GTGACCACGAGCAGCGCGACCACAGAGACCGTCCTGGCCCTGCTCCGCAGCGCGCCGCAGAGCGAGGAGCAGCTCGAGCAGCTCGCCCTCGAGGCGAAGACCCTCCCTCCGGGAGAGCTGGTCTACCTCGTCGAGACCCGGCCGGCGACGGAATCCGCGATCCTGTTCCGCGTCCTGGACAAGGATGCCGCGCTCGCCGTCTTCGAGGCGCTGCCGGCCACCCACCAGGCCGAGCTGATCTCCGGGCTGCGCACCCAGCAGGTCGCGGACATCATCGGCGACCTCGACCCCGACGACCGCGCCTCCCTGCTCGACGAGCTCCCCGCCTCCGTCGCCGAGCGTCTCATGCACGGCCTCGACCTCGACGAACGCGCCATGACCACGGCCGTGCTCGGCTATCCGCGCCACGCCATCGGCCGGTACATGTCCCCGGAGGTGCTCCCGCTGACCCCGGGCATGAGCGTGCGCGAGGCCCTCGCCCACGTGCGCACCCACGCGGAGCAGGCCGAGACGATCTACCTGCTCCCGGTGGTGGACCCCTCCCGCGTGCTGCTCGGCGTGGTGGGGCTGCGCCGCCTGCTGCTCGCCGAGGAGGAGGCCCTCGTGGGCGACCTCGCCCATGCGGCCGTCGCCGCCGAGGCCACCGACGACCGCGAGGACGCCGCGCGCCGCTTCTTCGCCGCCGAGCTGCTGGCCATGCCGATCGTGGACGGAGAGCAGCGCCTGGTCGGCATCCTCACCGTCGACGACGCCGTGGCCATCCTGGACCGCGAGAACCATGAGGACAGCGCCCGCACCAGCGGCACCGAGCCCCTGGACCGCGCCTACCTCTCCACCCCGATCCTGCGCGTGGTGCGCAGCCGCATCGTGTGGCTGCTGGTGCTCGCGATCTCTGCGATCCTCACCGTGCACGTGCTGGAGATCTTCGAGGACCGGCTCGACCAGGTGGTGATCCTGGCGCTGTTCATCCCGCTGCTGACCGGCACCGGCGGGAACACCGGCAACCAGGCCGCGACCACCGTGACCCGCGCGCTCGCCGTGGGCGAGGTGCGGCTGCGGGACCTGCCGCGGGTGGTGTGGCGCGAGCTGCGCATCGGCGCGGTGCTCGGCGCGGTGCTGGGCTCCCTCGGCCTGCTCGTCTCGGGGCTCGTCTACGGCCTCGCCATCGGCACCGTGATGGGCCTGACCCTGCTGTCCATCTGCACGATGGCCGCGATCGTGGGCGGTCTGATGCCGCTGATCGCGAAGAAGGTGGGCGCGGACCCGGCCGTCTTCTCCAACCCCTTCATCTCGACGTTCTGCGACGCCACCGGCCTGATCATCTACTTCACGATCGCGACGGCCGTGCTGGGGCTGTAG
- a CDS encoding mannitol dehydrogenase family protein, translated as MPDADISPALSRSRLGGLPLLGASAPQDPARAGIIHLGLGAFHRAHAAVHTARALAAEEGDWGIIGFANRSRSVVDAMSRQDGLYSVLELSESGTRADVVDVHRGVGVMTEDPGAVVREIADAHRRILTLTVSEGGYYVSPRSGHLDVDSPLLRSDLADPSAPRTVIGLLGAGLTARAAAGGEPFTVLPCDNVASAGQTARRMVTEFLEHSGASADVLEYVRTGVSFPDAMVDRIVPATSPGTTEQVAGLLGVRDDAPVRTEQFSMWVIEDDFPAGRPAWERGGAILSDEVEKYEQVKLRILNGPHSLIAYLGALDGRTTIPESFAEDWVAEATLALIHDENLPTIELPSGFDVGGYIEDLTHRWRNHDLGHRTRQVGSDGSMRLPQRIPVPALAHLRAGRMPALLALTVAAWFACVVPPRGFEPGEQARAMTDPDQSRLQEIAAGTATPAEHARALLESGCLSAELAEESGFVDLVGALLTTLVTSGPRAAAAEALTLSLKENRS; from the coding sequence GTGCCGGATGCCGACATCTCGCCCGCCCTGAGCCGCTCGCGCCTCGGGGGCCTGCCGCTGCTCGGGGCCTCCGCCCCGCAGGATCCGGCCCGCGCGGGCATCATCCACCTGGGACTGGGCGCCTTCCACCGCGCCCACGCGGCGGTCCACACAGCCCGGGCGCTGGCCGCCGAGGAGGGCGACTGGGGCATCATCGGCTTCGCGAACCGCTCCCGTTCCGTGGTCGACGCGATGTCCCGCCAGGACGGCCTGTACAGCGTGCTCGAGCTCTCCGAGTCCGGCACCCGCGCGGACGTCGTGGACGTGCACCGCGGCGTCGGCGTGATGACGGAGGATCCCGGCGCCGTGGTCCGCGAGATCGCCGACGCGCACCGCCGCATCCTCACCCTCACCGTCTCCGAGGGCGGCTACTACGTCTCCCCGCGCAGCGGTCACCTGGACGTGGACTCCCCGCTGCTGCGCTCCGACCTCGCCGACCCGTCGGCGCCGCGCACCGTCATCGGGCTGCTCGGGGCGGGCCTCACCGCCCGCGCCGCCGCCGGTGGCGAGCCGTTCACGGTGCTGCCCTGCGACAACGTCGCCTCCGCCGGGCAGACCGCCCGGCGCATGGTCACCGAGTTCCTCGAGCACTCCGGCGCCTCGGCGGACGTCCTGGAGTACGTGCGCACCGGCGTCTCCTTCCCCGACGCGATGGTGGACCGGATCGTGCCGGCCACCTCCCCGGGCACCACCGAGCAGGTCGCCGGGCTGCTCGGCGTGCGCGACGACGCCCCGGTGCGCACCGAGCAGTTCTCCATGTGGGTCATCGAGGACGACTTCCCCGCGGGCCGGCCCGCCTGGGAGCGCGGCGGCGCGATCCTCTCCGACGAGGTCGAGAAGTACGAGCAGGTCAAGCTGCGGATCCTCAACGGCCCGCACTCGCTGATCGCCTACCTCGGCGCGCTCGACGGGCGCACCACGATCCCGGAGTCCTTCGCCGAGGACTGGGTCGCCGAGGCGACCCTCGCGCTGATCCACGACGAGAACCTGCCCACGATCGAGCTGCCCTCGGGCTTCGACGTCGGCGGCTACATCGAGGACCTCACCCACCGCTGGCGCAACCACGACCTCGGCCACCGGACCCGCCAGGTGGGCTCCGACGGGTCGATGCGCCTGCCGCAGCGCATCCCGGTGCCCGCGCTCGCGCACCTGCGCGCCGGGCGGATGCCGGCGCTGCTGGCCCTCACCGTCGCCGCCTGGTTCGCCTGCGTGGTCCCGCCCCGGGGCTTCGAGCCGGGCGAGCAGGCACGGGCGATGACCGATCCGGACCAGTCGCGGCTCCAGGAGATCGCCGCGGGCACCGCGACCCCGGCCGAGCACGCCCGGGCGCTGCTCGAGAGCGGCTGCCTCTCCGCGGAGCTCGCGGAGGAGTCCGGCTTCGTCGACCTCGTCGGCGCCCTGCTGACCACCCTCGTCACCTCGGGTCCGCGCGCCGCCGCCGCCGAGGCCCTCACCCTCTCGCTCAAGGAGAACCGTTCATGA
- a CDS encoding L-idonate 5-dehydrogenase — translation MKQLAIHAAEDIRWEDAAEVEPGPDQVRLRVRYVGICGSDLHYYFHGANGAFVITEPLTPGHELSAVVDLDPSGEYAPGTPVTVHPARYGTSRPGIEDRPHLWPGGDYLGSASVTPHKQGAAAEHLVVERSTLRRLPESLPLERGALAEPFAVALHAVTIAGDVTGKTCLVLGAGPIGLLAVAALLHRGAASVDVTDVRPEPLERAAALGAERTILVTEDSPETSAYDVVLECSAAPVSLSSGVQAVRPAGIIVQVAILPDAEIPVNLAALVAKEVQLRGTQRFDTEIDEAIELLAEDARFDAVITQTIPAAEAVTAFDTARDASRSAKVLLEL, via the coding sequence ATGAAGCAGCTCGCGATCCACGCCGCCGAGGACATCCGCTGGGAGGACGCCGCCGAGGTGGAGCCCGGCCCCGACCAGGTGCGCCTGCGCGTCCGCTACGTGGGCATCTGCGGCTCGGACCTGCACTACTACTTCCACGGCGCCAACGGGGCCTTCGTGATCACCGAGCCCCTGACCCCGGGGCACGAGCTCTCCGCCGTGGTGGACCTCGACCCCAGCGGCGAGTACGCCCCGGGCACGCCGGTCACCGTGCACCCCGCCCGCTACGGCACCAGCCGCCCCGGCATCGAGGACCGCCCGCACCTGTGGCCCGGCGGCGACTACCTGGGCAGCGCGAGCGTCACCCCGCACAAGCAGGGCGCCGCCGCCGAGCACCTGGTGGTCGAGCGCTCGACCCTGCGCCGCCTGCCGGAGTCGCTGCCGCTGGAGCGCGGGGCCCTCGCCGAGCCGTTCGCGGTCGCGCTGCACGCGGTGACCATCGCCGGCGACGTGACCGGGAAGACGTGCCTGGTCCTGGGCGCGGGGCCGATCGGGCTGCTCGCCGTCGCAGCGCTGCTGCACCGCGGCGCCGCCTCGGTGGACGTCACCGATGTGCGACCCGAGCCGCTCGAGCGCGCCGCCGCCCTCGGCGCGGAGCGCACGATCCTGGTCACCGAGGACTCCCCCGAGACCAGCGCCTACGACGTGGTGCTCGAGTGCTCCGCGGCGCCGGTCTCCCTCTCCTCCGGGGTGCAGGCCGTGCGGCCCGCCGGGATCATCGTGCAGGTGGCGATCCTCCCCGATGCGGAGATCCCCGTGAACCTCGCCGCCCTGGTCGCCAAGGAGGTCCAGCTGCGGGGCACCCAGCGCTTCGACACCGAGATCGACGAGGCGATCGAGCTGCTCGCCGAGGACGCCCGCTTCGACGCCGTCATCACCCAGACGATCCCCGCGGCCGAGGCCGTGACCGCCTTCGACACCGCCCGCGACGCCTCCCGCTCCGCGAAGGTGCTGCTGGAGCTCTGA
- a CDS encoding bifunctional 4-hydroxy-2-oxoglutarate aldolase/2-dehydro-3-deoxy-phosphogluconate aldolase, protein MTAIDRPSLPERTAASRLVVVIRGERAEQYAPVLETLAGAGIRSVELTLSTPGTLDELPALLEGFGDRMDIGIGTVTDPADLVTAAERGAHYIVTPITRADILEAAATAGIPLVPGGLTPSELHAGWAAGAAAVKVFPASVVGPGYVKDLRGPFPGIKVIPSGGVDLEAAGAWLRAGAEAVSVGGPLLGDALTGGNLDALADRAAQFVGVTTREAGA, encoded by the coding sequence ATGACCGCCATCGACCGCCCGTCCCTCCCCGAGCGCACCGCCGCCTCGCGCCTCGTCGTCGTGATCCGCGGTGAGCGGGCCGAGCAGTACGCGCCCGTGCTCGAGACCCTCGCCGGGGCCGGCATCCGCTCCGTGGAGCTGACCCTGTCCACCCCCGGCACGCTCGACGAGCTGCCGGCCCTGCTCGAGGGCTTCGGGGACCGGATGGACATCGGCATCGGCACGGTCACAGATCCAGCCGATCTCGTCACCGCCGCGGAGCGCGGCGCGCACTACATCGTCACCCCCATCACCCGCGCGGACATCCTCGAGGCCGCTGCGACGGCGGGCATCCCGCTGGTGCCGGGCGGTCTGACGCCGAGCGAGCTGCACGCGGGCTGGGCGGCCGGCGCGGCGGCGGTCAAGGTGTTCCCCGCCTCCGTGGTGGGCCCCGGCTACGTCAAGGACCTGCGCGGACCGTTCCCCGGCATCAAGGTGATCCCCTCGGGCGGCGTGGACCTCGAGGCCGCCGGCGCCTGGCTGCGCGCCGGCGCCGAGGCCGTCTCCGTGGGCGGGCCGCTGCTGGGCGACGCGCTGACGGGCGGCAACCTCGACGCGCTGGCCGATCGGGCCGCGCAGTTCGTGGGCGTCACCACGCGGGAGGCCGGGGCATGA
- a CDS encoding sugar kinase, with protein sequence MTFAARVVTLGETMALLRSGSIGSLAHLASVDVAVGGAESNLAIGLSRLGVPTAWISRVGEDPLGLRVVREIRAEGVEVHCAADPSRPTGLMVKSRPTATSTRVDYYRAGSAASALSEEDLPEGLIEQAEVLHLSGITSLLSESAQSAALTAVRRAAAAGVTVCLDVNHRSRLGSRQLLAERLGELLEQVDLLVGGPEELAALAPGVPEEDHRGLLEALAQEGRQVVLKLGADGAIALADGVVHEAAAHQIEAVDTVGAGDAFVAGYLSAQLEGLDVDARLARANACGALVCTSPGDWEGAPRRDELEALLAGGAKDPVHR encoded by the coding sequence ATGACCTTCGCGGCACGGGTCGTCACGCTCGGCGAGACCATGGCGCTGCTGCGCAGCGGGTCGATCGGCTCGCTCGCGCATCTGGCCTCGGTGGACGTCGCCGTGGGCGGCGCCGAGTCGAACCTCGCGATCGGCCTGTCCCGACTGGGGGTGCCGACCGCCTGGATCAGCCGGGTGGGCGAGGATCCGCTGGGGCTGCGGGTGGTGCGCGAGATCCGCGCCGAGGGCGTCGAGGTGCACTGCGCGGCCGATCCCTCCCGGCCGACGGGACTGATGGTGAAGTCCCGACCCACCGCGACGAGCACCCGGGTGGACTACTACCGGGCCGGCTCGGCGGCCTCCGCCCTGTCCGAGGAGGACCTCCCCGAAGGCCTGATCGAGCAGGCGGAGGTCCTGCACCTCAGCGGGATCACCTCGCTGCTGTCGGAGAGCGCGCAGTCGGCGGCGCTGACCGCGGTGCGCCGCGCGGCGGCGGCCGGGGTGACGGTGTGCCTGGACGTGAACCACCGCTCGCGGCTCGGCTCCCGGCAGCTGCTGGCCGAGCGGCTCGGTGAGCTGCTGGAGCAGGTGGACCTCCTCGTCGGCGGCCCGGAGGAGCTGGCCGCCCTCGCTCCGGGTGTGCCCGAGGAGGACCATCGCGGCCTGCTCGAGGCGCTCGCGCAGGAGGGTCGCCAGGTGGTGCTCAAGCTCGGCGCCGACGGGGCGATCGCCTTGGCGGACGGCGTGGTCCACGAGGCCGCCGCCCACCAGATCGAGGCGGTCGACACCGTGGGCGCGGGCGATGCCTTCGTGGCGGGCTATCTCAGCGCCCAGCTGGAGGGCCTCGACGTCGACGCCCGCCTGGCCAGGGCGAACGCGTGCGGTGCGCTCGTGTGCACGAGCCCCGGCGACTGGGAGGGCGCGCCGCGCCGGGACGAGCTGGAGGCGCTGCTCGCGGGCGGTGCGAAGGACCCCGTGCACCGCTGA
- a CDS encoding MarR family winged helix-turn-helix transcriptional regulator, which produces MTTPPASPELPQHLALVCSQFTRLAARRSEVGVGTVSWRVVATIDRHGPLRLSEIAERERVSRPTATAVIKRLEEEGLVQRAPDPSDSRSSLISITDSGSTQLAAWRAQLAEGVGGLLAPLPAEDIETLERASVILSRLVDDHGG; this is translated from the coding sequence ATGACCACTCCCCCTGCCTCCCCCGAGCTGCCCCAGCACCTCGCGCTGGTGTGCAGCCAGTTCACCCGCCTCGCCGCCCGGCGCTCCGAGGTGGGCGTGGGGACCGTGTCCTGGCGGGTGGTCGCCACGATCGACCGGCACGGCCCGCTGCGGCTGAGCGAGATCGCCGAGCGGGAGCGGGTCTCCCGCCCCACCGCGACCGCGGTCATCAAGCGACTCGAGGAGGAGGGGCTCGTGCAGCGAGCCCCCGACCCGTCGGACTCCCGCTCCTCGCTGATCTCCATCACCGACAGCGGCTCCACGCAGCTGGCCGCCTGGCGCGCGCAGCTCGCCGAGGGCGTGGGCGGGCTGCTCGCCCCGCTCCCCGCCGAGGACATCGAGACCCTCGAGCGCGCCTCCGTGATCCTCTCCCGCCTGGTCGACGACCACGGCGGCTGA
- a CDS encoding MFS transporter: MTSSVRDTATSPSPAASASSVPTLRQAFQQPRAVWAIAFAATVSFMGIGLVDPILPAISTQLDASPSQAMLLFTSYLFVTAIAMFFTSWFASKVGVKRTLLIGLALVVLFAALASTAGSVGEIIGLRAGWGLGNALFISTALAAIVGATAGPSGGAIILYETALGIGLAVGPLLGGLLGTISWRAPFAGTAVLMGIGFLAIMLLLQKEATPARVSPLAALRALSNPALRTLALTAIFYNFGFFVLLAYSPFPLEAAAAARGTEFGALGLGGVFFGWGLALAITSVFLAPVLTRRIGLIPTLLTTLGLLTVLMLGLGLFHSSMAGMITLIIVGGLLLGVMNTALTETVMEATDLPRGVASSAYSGVRFLGGAVAPAVAGPLAAATTSGAPYLLGAGTLALAMVMLIIGRRHLGAVGTHHDLTEVEEAEAITAGDEA, translated from the coding sequence ATGACCTCATCGGTCCGCGACACCGCCACGTCACCCTCCCCGGCAGCCTCCGCCTCCTCCGTCCCCACCCTGCGCCAGGCCTTCCAGCAGCCCCGCGCCGTCTGGGCGATCGCCTTCGCCGCGACCGTGTCCTTCATGGGCATCGGCCTGGTGGACCCGATCCTCCCCGCGATCAGCACCCAGCTGGACGCCTCGCCCTCGCAGGCGATGCTGCTGTTCACCAGCTACCTCTTCGTCACCGCGATCGCCATGTTCTTCACCAGCTGGTTCGCCTCGAAGGTGGGCGTCAAGCGCACGCTCCTCATCGGGCTCGCGCTGGTGGTGCTCTTCGCGGCGCTCGCCTCCACGGCCGGCTCTGTCGGCGAGATCATCGGGCTGCGCGCCGGATGGGGCCTCGGCAACGCACTGTTCATCTCCACCGCGCTCGCGGCCATCGTGGGCGCCACCGCCGGCCCCAGCGGCGGCGCGATCATCCTCTACGAGACCGCGCTCGGGATCGGCCTGGCCGTGGGCCCGCTGCTCGGCGGCCTGCTGGGCACCATCTCCTGGCGCGCACCCTTCGCCGGCACCGCGGTGCTGATGGGCATCGGCTTCCTCGCCATCATGCTGCTCCTGCAGAAGGAGGCGACGCCGGCGCGCGTCTCCCCGCTGGCCGCGCTGCGTGCGCTGTCGAACCCGGCGCTGCGCACCCTCGCGCTCACCGCGATCTTCTACAACTTCGGCTTCTTCGTGCTGCTGGCCTACTCGCCCTTCCCGCTCGAGGCCGCCGCCGCGGCCCGCGGCACCGAGTTCGGGGCCCTGGGCCTCGGCGGGGTGTTCTTCGGCTGGGGCCTGGCGCTCGCGATCACCTCGGTGTTCCTCGCCCCGGTGCTCACGCGCCGGATCGGCCTGATCCCCACCCTGCTGACCACCCTCGGCCTGCTCACCGTGCTGATGCTGGGTCTGGGCCTGTTCCACTCCTCGATGGCCGGGATGATCACGCTCATCATCGTGGGCGGCCTGCTGCTGGGCGTCATGAACACCGCCCTCACCGAGACCGTCATGGAGGCCACCGACCTGCCGCGCGGCGTGGCCAGCTCCGCCTACTCGGGCGTGCGCTTCCTGGGCGGCGCCGTCGCCCCGGCCGTGGCCGGACCGCTCGCGGCCGCCACCACCAGCGGGGCGCCGTACCTGCTGGGCGCCGGCACGCTCGCGCTGGCGATGGTCATGCTGATCATCGGCCGACGCCACCTCGGGGCCGTCGGCACCCACCACGACCTCACCGAGGTCGAGGAGGCCGAGGCGATCACCGCCGGCGACGAGGCCTGA
- a CDS encoding gamma-glutamyltransferase family protein, translating into MTASTHWIATACMQSVLERGGNAFDAATAGAFVLHVVEPHLNGPGGDMTAILATAEDPEPVVVMGQGPAPSGATIEHYRAEGLDAVPGTGALAAAVPLAVDAWLLLLEEKGTWELADVLDAAIGYAEDGHPVLERVSAQIAAVAQTFAEHWPSSAALWMPDGAPPEPGQIIYNPEYAAVLRDLIEAGEGTGDRRARIAAARERWRTGPVARAIAEFVRTPHRHSDGADHAGVLTAADLAGAVARFEPAVTGDFRGWTIAKTGAWGQGPALLGALGLLEGFEDHELDPSTEAGAHRILEALKLALADRDAHFGDRGLDLGRLLCPEHLAERRTLIGDAACHEFRPSVLGDGPAPLPPLLTEDEHARRTGGAVDHGGSGEPTVRPTGEARGDTCHLDVVDRWGNIISATPSGGWLQSSPAVPGIGFCLGTRLQMTWLDESLPTALRPGERPRTTLTPTLVLRDGEPVMACGSPGGDQQDQWQLMFLLRVLVGGLTLQEAIDAPSLHTLSMPGSFWPRTWSPGRAVVEDRLGEEVIAGLEARGHEVVRAGDWALGRLSCVARDPGTGVLRAAANSRGAQGYAAGR; encoded by the coding sequence ATGACCGCCTCGACGCACTGGATCGCGACCGCCTGCATGCAGAGCGTGCTCGAGCGCGGGGGCAACGCCTTCGATGCCGCGACCGCGGGCGCCTTCGTGCTCCACGTGGTCGAGCCGCACCTCAACGGACCCGGCGGGGACATGACGGCGATCCTCGCGACCGCCGAGGACCCGGAGCCGGTGGTGGTCATGGGCCAGGGCCCCGCCCCGTCGGGCGCGACGATCGAGCATTACCGCGCCGAGGGCCTCGACGCCGTCCCGGGGACCGGAGCCCTCGCCGCCGCGGTGCCTCTCGCCGTGGACGCATGGCTCCTGCTGCTGGAGGAGAAGGGCACCTGGGAGCTCGCGGACGTCCTCGACGCCGCGATCGGATACGCCGAGGACGGTCACCCCGTGCTCGAGCGCGTGAGCGCCCAGATCGCGGCCGTCGCGCAGACCTTCGCCGAGCACTGGCCGAGCTCCGCCGCGCTGTGGATGCCGGACGGCGCCCCGCCCGAGCCCGGGCAGATCATCTACAACCCCGAGTACGCCGCCGTGCTGCGCGATCTGATCGAGGCGGGGGAGGGCACCGGGGACCGTCGGGCGCGGATCGCCGCCGCCCGGGAGCGCTGGCGCACCGGCCCTGTCGCCCGGGCGATCGCCGAGTTCGTGCGCACCCCGCACCGCCACTCCGACGGCGCGGACCACGCCGGGGTGCTCACCGCCGCCGATCTCGCGGGGGCCGTCGCCCGCTTCGAGCCCGCGGTGACGGGGGACTTCCGCGGCTGGACCATCGCCAAGACCGGCGCCTGGGGCCAGGGCCCTGCCCTGCTCGGTGCGCTCGGCCTCCTCGAGGGGTTCGAGGACCACGAGCTCGACCCGTCCACGGAGGCGGGCGCGCACCGGATCCTCGAGGCGCTCAAGCTCGCCCTCGCGGACCGCGACGCCCACTTCGGCGACCGGGGCCTGGACCTCGGCCGACTGCTCTGCCCAGAGCACCTCGCCGAGCGCCGGACCCTGATCGGAGACGCCGCCTGCCACGAGTTCCGCCCGAGCGTGCTCGGGGACGGTCCCGCACCGCTGCCGCCCCTGCTCACCGAGGACGAGCACGCGCGGCGCACGGGCGGAGCGGTCGATCACGGCGGCTCCGGCGAGCCGACGGTCCGCCCGACGGGCGAGGCGCGAGGGGACACCTGCCACCTCGACGTCGTGGACCGCTGGGGCAACATCATCAGCGCCACGCCCTCGGGTGGCTGGCTGCAGTCCTCGCCCGCCGTCCCCGGGATCGGGTTCTGCCTGGGCACCCGGCTGCAGATGACGTGGCTGGACGAGTCGCTGCCCACGGCGCTGCGCCCCGGGGAGCGCCCCCGCACCACCCTCACCCCGACTCTCGTGCTGCGGGATGGCGAGCCGGTCATGGCCTGCGGGTCCCCGGGCGGTGACCAGCAGGACCAGTGGCAGCTGATGTTCCTGCTGCGGGTGCTGGTGGGCGGGCTGACGCTCCAGGAGGCGATCGACGCCCCGTCGCTGCACACCCTCTCGATGCCGGGCTCCTTCTGGCCCCGCACCTGGTCGCCGGGCCGCGCCGTGGTCGAGGACCGGCTCGGCGAGGAGGTGATCGCGGGGCTCGAGGCGCGCGGCCACGAGGTGGTGCGAGCCGGCGACTGGGCGCTGGGCCGGCTCTCCTGCGTGGCGCGGGATCCGGGCACCGGAGTCCTGCGCGCGGCCGCGAACTCCCGCGGCGCCCAGGGCTACGCCGCCGGGCGCTGA
- the manD gene encoding D-mannonate dehydratase ManD, which yields MAIERIDVDVTSPGRNFVTAVVTTSDGVVGLGDATLNGRELAVASYLRDHVAPTLLGRDESQIESIWQYLYRSPYWRRGPVTMAAVAAIDMALWDIAAKKAGVPLYKLLGGASRTGLLSYAHASGTTIERLNEAIHGYVEQGFQAVRIQAGVPGLDQIYGVHDSAPGGKYEYEPAGRTAAGAPLRPTEETWDTRAYLRHLPTVFAGVREEFGPELRLLHDGHHRMSPIEAARLAKDIEPYDPFWLEDCTPGEDQSVLRLVRQHSVTPLAIGEVFNSVHDYQTLITERLIDYVRSSSTHAGGITGLRQIMAFAAVYGIRSGFHGPTDVSPVGMAANLHLGLAIHNFGIQEYMPHSETTLSVFRTSYRFEDGLLHPGETPGLGVDLDREAAAAHEYVPAYLPVNRLRDGSVHDW from the coding sequence TTGGCCATCGAACGCATCGACGTCGACGTCACCAGCCCCGGCCGCAACTTCGTCACCGCCGTCGTGACCACGAGCGACGGCGTGGTGGGCCTCGGCGACGCGACCCTCAACGGCCGCGAGCTCGCCGTGGCGTCCTACCTGCGCGACCATGTGGCCCCCACGCTGCTGGGCCGCGACGAGTCCCAGATCGAGTCGATCTGGCAGTACCTCTACCGCAGCCCGTACTGGCGCCGCGGCCCCGTGACCATGGCTGCGGTCGCCGCGATCGACATGGCGCTGTGGGACATCGCCGCGAAGAAGGCCGGGGTGCCGCTGTACAAGCTGCTGGGCGGCGCCTCCCGCACGGGCCTGCTGAGCTACGCCCACGCCTCCGGCACCACCATCGAGCGCCTCAACGAGGCGATCCACGGCTATGTCGAGCAGGGCTTCCAGGCCGTGCGCATCCAGGCCGGCGTGCCGGGGCTGGACCAGATCTACGGCGTGCACGACTCCGCGCCGGGCGGGAAGTACGAGTACGAGCCCGCCGGACGCACCGCCGCCGGAGCGCCCCTGCGGCCGACGGAGGAGACCTGGGACACCCGCGCCTACCTCCGCCATCTCCCCACGGTGTTCGCCGGCGTGCGCGAGGAGTTCGGCCCCGAGCTGCGCCTGCTGCACGACGGCCACCACCGCATGAGCCCGATCGAGGCGGCGCGCCTGGCGAAGGACATCGAGCCCTACGATCCGTTCTGGCTCGAGGACTGCACCCCGGGCGAGGACCAGTCGGTGCTGCGCCTGGTGCGCCAGCACTCGGTGACGCCGCTGGCCATCGGCGAGGTCTTCAACTCGGTGCACGACTACCAGACGCTGATCACCGAGCGCCTCATCGACTACGTCCGCTCCTCCTCGACGCACGCCGGCGGCATCACGGGCCTGCGCCAGATCATGGCCTTCGCCGCCGTCTACGGGATCCGCTCCGGCTTCCACGGACCCACGGACGTCTCCCCGGTGGGCATGGCCGCGAACCTCCACCTGGGCCTCGCGATCCACAACTTCGGGATCCAGGAGTACATGCCGCACTCCGAGACCACGCTGTCCGTGTTCCGCACCAGCTACCGCTTCGAGGACGGCCTGCTGCATCCGGGCGAGACCCCGGGTCTGGGCGTCGACCTGGACCGCGAGGCCGCGGCCGCGCACGAGTACGTGCCCGCGTACCTGCCCGTGAACCGTCTGCGGGACGGATCCGTGCACGACTGGTGA